The Strix uralensis isolate ZFMK-TIS-50842 chromosome 13, bStrUra1, whole genome shotgun sequence genome window below encodes:
- the RPL36A gene encoding large ribosomal subunit protein eL42 has product MVNVPKTRRTYCKKCGKHQPHKVTQYKKGKDSLYAQGKRRYDRKQSGYGGQTKPIFRKKAKTTKKIVLRLECVEPNCRSKRMLAIKRCKHFELGGDKKRKGQVIQF; this is encoded by the exons ATG gTGAACGTCCCGAAAACCCGGCGGACCTACTGCAAGAAATGCGGGAAGCACCAGCCGCACAAAGTCACCCAGTACAAGAAGGGGAAGGACTCCCTGTACGCCCAGG GAAAAAGACGCTACGATAGGAAGCAGAGTGGCTACGGGGGCCAGACAAAGCCCATCTTCCGTAAGAAG GCTAAGACCACAAAGAAGATTGTGCTGAGGCTGGAGTGCGTGGAGCCCAACTGCAGGTCCAAGAGGATGCTGGCCATTAAGAGGTGCAAGCACTTTGAACTGGGAGGAGACAAGAAGAGAAAG GGCCAGGTGATCCAGTTTTAA